In one window of Tumebacillus amylolyticus DNA:
- the pdxS gene encoding pyridoxal 5'-phosphate synthase lyase subunit PdxS yields the protein MIETGTTRVKRGMAEMQKGGVIMDVVNAEQAKIAEEAGAVAVMALERVPADIRSAGGVARMADPTIIEDVMNAVSIPVMAKARIGHFVEARVLEALGVDYLDESEVLTPADDKFHINKREFTVPFVCGCRDLGEALRRIAEGASMLRTKGEPGTGNIVEAVKHMRTVQAQIRKVTSMAEDEIIAEAKNIGAPVELLLQIRRDGKLPVVNFAAGGVATPADAALMMHLGADGVFVGSGIFKSDNPEKFAKAIVQATTHYNDFKLIGELSKNLGIAMKGIELSTLSQADRMAERGW from the coding sequence ATGATCGAAACCGGTACAACTCGTGTCAAACGCGGTATGGCGGAAATGCAAAAAGGCGGCGTAATCATGGACGTCGTGAACGCTGAGCAAGCGAAAATCGCAGAAGAAGCAGGTGCAGTCGCAGTCATGGCTCTGGAACGCGTTCCGGCTGACATCCGTTCGGCTGGCGGCGTTGCTCGTATGGCAGACCCGACCATCATTGAAGATGTTATGAACGCAGTCTCGATCCCGGTTATGGCGAAAGCTCGTATCGGCCACTTCGTAGAAGCACGCGTCCTGGAAGCACTCGGCGTCGACTACCTCGACGAATCCGAAGTTCTCACCCCGGCTGACGATAAATTCCACATCAACAAGCGCGAATTCACCGTTCCGTTCGTTTGCGGCTGCCGCGACCTCGGCGAAGCACTTCGCCGCATCGCAGAAGGCGCGTCCATGCTCCGCACCAAGGGCGAACCGGGCACCGGCAACATCGTCGAAGCTGTGAAGCACATGCGCACCGTACAAGCGCAAATCCGCAAAGTCACCTCGATGGCAGAGGACGAAATCATCGCAGAAGCGAAAAACATCGGTGCTCCGGTTGAATTGCTCTTGCAAATTCGTCGCGACGGCAAACTGCCGGTCGTAAACTTCGCAGCAGGCGGCGTCGCAACTCCGGCTGACGCAGCTCTGATGATGCACCTCGGCGCTGACGGCGTCTTCGTCGGTTCCGGTATCTTCAAATCGGACAACCCGGAGAAGTTTGCAAAAGCGATCGTCCAAGCGACCACGCACTACAACGACTTCAAGCTGATCGGCGAACTCTCCAAGAACCTCGGCATCGCGATGAAAGGGATCGAACTCTCCACCCTGTCGCAAGCTGACCGCATGGCAGAACGCGGCTGGTAA
- the pdxT gene encoding pyridoxal 5'-phosphate synthase glutaminase subunit PdxT → MKIGVLALQGAVAEHIKSLEQAGADEVVAVKWPADLEGLDGLVLPGGESTTIGKLMNKYELMEPVREMAKRGVPMFGTCAGLILLAERIHGQDWSHLGVFDVLVDRNSFGRQVDSFETDLDVKGMEGQEKYRAVFIRAPHIMEIGDQVEVLSTFNDRVVTARQGHILGASFHPELTDDVRLHQYFLTMVEEAKKASV, encoded by the coding sequence ATGAAAATCGGCGTACTGGCGTTGCAAGGAGCTGTCGCAGAACATATCAAGAGCTTGGAACAAGCGGGTGCCGACGAAGTCGTCGCGGTCAAATGGCCGGCCGATCTCGAAGGTCTCGACGGCCTCGTCCTGCCGGGCGGGGAGTCCACCACGATTGGCAAGCTCATGAACAAGTACGAGTTGATGGAGCCGGTTCGTGAGATGGCGAAACGCGGCGTGCCGATGTTTGGCACCTGTGCAGGTTTGATCTTGCTCGCCGAACGCATCCACGGCCAAGACTGGTCCCACCTCGGCGTGTTCGACGTGCTCGTCGACCGCAACTCGTTTGGCCGCCAAGTCGATTCCTTCGAGACCGATCTCGATGTGAAAGGCATGGAAGGTCAAGAGAAGTACCGCGCGGTGTTCATCCGTGCGCCGCATATCATGGAAATCGGCGACCAAGTCGAGGTGCTTTCCACCTTCAACGACCGCGTCGTCACCGCCCGCCAAGGTCACATCCTCGGCGCGTCGTTCCACCCGGAATTGACGGATGATGTGCGTTTGCATCAATACTTCCTCACGATGGTCGAGGAAGCGAAGAAAGCATCTGTGTAA
- a CDS encoding glycoside hydrolase family 15 protein, translating into MFGHSVDVMRRGQAASGAFLGSPSFATYRYAWLRDGTFVAYAMDVAGAHREAAAFYKWVHAAVLRHRGKVESLLAKKKSGAVPGPDFFLHTRYTVDGHEGVEPWGNHQLDGYGAYLWGVAEHVKRSGDAGFWEEVRESVELVTEYLAEFWQGPCFDCWEEAGKEVHPSTLAAVYGGLKAVRYAGIDELREYIERHACVDGRFSKSIGNSAVDANLLWLAVPFGMFDVHDPRMVSTVEAIERELVTNGGGVHRYPEDSFYGGGEWVLLSAWLGWYYARAGNFVRARELLSWIEQQADANGDLPEQVPHGLLFPEKYGEWVERWGLPAKPLLWSHAMYVVLHKELQAHGR; encoded by the coding sequence ATGTTTGGGCACAGTGTGGATGTGATGCGGCGTGGGCAGGCGGCGAGCGGGGCTTTTTTGGGAAGTCCTTCGTTTGCGACGTATCGGTATGCGTGGCTGCGCGACGGGACGTTTGTGGCGTATGCGATGGATGTAGCGGGCGCGCATCGCGAAGCGGCCGCTTTTTATAAGTGGGTGCATGCGGCGGTGCTGAGGCATCGGGGGAAAGTCGAGAGTTTGCTTGCGAAAAAAAAGTCCGGTGCCGTGCCCGGCCCGGACTTCTTTTTGCATACAAGGTACACGGTGGATGGACACGAAGGGGTGGAGCCGTGGGGGAACCACCAGTTGGATGGGTACGGGGCTTACCTCTGGGGAGTTGCGGAGCATGTGAAGCGGAGCGGGGATGCGGGGTTTTGGGAGGAAGTCCGGGAGAGTGTGGAGTTGGTCACGGAGTATCTCGCGGAGTTTTGGCAGGGGCCGTGCTTTGATTGCTGGGAGGAGGCGGGGAAAGAGGTTCACCCGAGTACGTTGGCGGCGGTGTATGGGGGATTGAAGGCAGTCAGGTATGCCGGAATTGATGAACTACGGGAGTATATCGAACGTCACGCTTGCGTAGACGGGCGTTTTTCAAAGTCGATTGGGAATTCGGCGGTGGATGCGAATTTGCTGTGGTTGGCGGTGCCGTTTGGGATGTTCGATGTCCACGACCCGCGGATGGTGAGCACGGTGGAGGCGATTGAGCGCGAGTTGGTGACCAACGGCGGCGGGGTGCATCGCTACCCGGAGGACTCGTTCTACGGCGGGGGCGAGTGGGTCTTGCTCTCTGCGTGGCTGGGCTGGTACTACGCTCGTGCGGGGAACTTCGTGCGGGCTCGCGAACTGCTCTCGTGGATCGAGCAACAAGCGGACGCCAACGGCGATTTACCCGAACAGGTGCCTCACGGGCTCCTTTTTCCCGAGAAGTATGGCGAGTGGGTGGAGCGATGGGGCCTGCCTGCCAAGCCGCTTTTGTGGTCGCATGCGATGTACGTGGTCTTGCACAAGGAACTTCAAGCACACGGTCGCTGA
- the serS gene encoding serine--tRNA ligase, translating to MLDPKLLRNEPDRVRQALNNRGESTEALDEFLDLDKRRRELLVEVEQLKARRNAVSQEVAKMKKAGENADHIITEMREVGDRIKELDEELRTVEERTHHLLLVIPNMPHESVPQGLTEDENVEIALWGEPRQFDFEPKPHWEIASELGIIDFEAAAKITGARFAFYKGAGARLERALISFMLDIHTTEHGYTEVLPPFIVNRASMTGTGNLPKFEEDAFKLKDTDYFLAPTAEVPVTNYYRDDILSADQLPVYFAAYTPCFRSEAGSAGRDTRGLIRQHQFNKVEMVKFVAPETSYDEWAKLVRDAETILQRLNLPYRKLDMCFGDLGFGAAKKNDLEVWLPEANTYREISSCSNFEDFQARRANIRYRPEAGAKPEFVHTINGSGLAIGRTVAAILENYQQADGSVTVPDALVPYMGGLTKIAKPQ from the coding sequence ATGTTGGACCCTAAACTTCTGCGCAACGAACCGGACCGTGTTCGTCAGGCGCTGAACAACCGAGGCGAATCGACCGAGGCGCTCGACGAGTTCCTCGATCTGGACAAGCGCCGCCGTGAACTGCTCGTGGAAGTCGAGCAACTGAAAGCCCGCCGCAACGCCGTTTCCCAAGAAGTTGCCAAGATGAAAAAAGCCGGCGAGAACGCCGACCACATCATCACCGAAATGCGCGAAGTCGGCGACCGCATCAAGGAACTCGACGAAGAACTCCGCACCGTCGAAGAGCGCACCCACCATCTCTTGCTCGTCATCCCGAACATGCCGCACGAATCGGTGCCGCAGGGTCTGACCGAAGACGAGAACGTCGAGATCGCACTTTGGGGCGAACCGCGTCAATTCGATTTCGAACCGAAACCGCACTGGGAGATCGCGTCTGAGCTTGGCATCATCGACTTCGAAGCGGCCGCCAAGATCACGGGCGCACGATTTGCTTTTTACAAGGGCGCAGGTGCTCGTCTTGAACGTGCCCTGATTTCCTTCATGCTCGACATCCACACCACCGAGCACGGCTACACCGAAGTGCTCCCGCCGTTCATCGTCAACCGTGCGTCGATGACGGGCACCGGCAACTTGCCGAAGTTCGAAGAGGACGCGTTCAAACTCAAGGACACCGACTATTTCCTCGCGCCGACGGCAGAAGTTCCGGTGACGAACTACTACCGCGACGACATCTTGTCGGCCGACCAACTGCCGGTGTACTTCGCAGCGTACACCCCGTGCTTCCGCTCCGAAGCGGGCTCGGCGGGCCGCGATACCCGCGGTTTGATTCGTCAGCACCAGTTCAACAAAGTCGAGATGGTCAAGTTCGTTGCGCCGGAGACGTCCTACGACGAGTGGGCGAAACTCGTGCGCGATGCGGAAACCATCCTGCAACGCCTGAACCTGCCGTACCGCAAGCTCGACATGTGCTTCGGGGACCTCGGGTTTGGCGCTGCCAAGAAAAACGACCTCGAAGTCTGGTTGCCCGAAGCGAACACCTACCGCGAGATTTCGTCCTGCTCGAACTTCGAAGATTTCCAAGCGCGCCGTGCGAACATTCGCTACCGTCCGGAAGCGGGAGCGAAGCCGGAGTTCGTGCACACGATCAACGGTTCGGGTCTTGCGATCGGTCGTACCGTGGCGGCGATTCTGGAAAACTACCAACAAGCAGACGGCTCTGTAACGGTGCCGGACGCACTCGTTCCGTACATGGGCGGACTGACCAAGATCGCGAAGCCCCAATAA
- a CDS encoding ArnT family glycosyltransferase, which yields MTMRQRLVFWIILAVALGLRLWMIFALGDKLMTVYDDKMYVQSAVRLLESGTFTFGSYIDQPTVFIPPLFPLVLTGLFAIFGSGEIGLTVARICVALMGVGSLALVVRLGGMLFGRMNLQSQGEWFGSRSVVDAGESGVGINAGLIAAGVLAVYPPYILANCALLTETMFTLFALWFFIRLFRAVESKQWRDFVIAGLLLGLATYARPTIALLPIAVGLYLWFRRDFRFKQAFLVGTVLVAMLFAVLSPWIVRNYVDFHLFIPLTKASGNPFLTGTYINHDVWANGHDEEFKDYPKGWKKVPGDLLATDDLLMAKGKQHLKEQFQQNPWAMVKWYTYGKFKAYWDGTFDWADLLKPWKGSLQILHRILLALSLVGLLWAFKRRETYAWMMALWMAYFTALHMVYVTSPRYALPLLPFVFLYGAYVFVRKNPSR from the coding sequence ATGACGATGAGACAACGCCTCGTCTTCTGGATCATCCTCGCCGTGGCGCTTGGCTTGCGGCTGTGGATGATCTTCGCGCTCGGGGACAAGTTGATGACAGTCTACGATGACAAAATGTACGTGCAGAGTGCGGTGCGGTTGCTGGAATCGGGGACGTTTACGTTTGGCAGTTATATCGACCAACCGACGGTGTTCATCCCGCCGCTGTTCCCGTTGGTGCTGACGGGGTTGTTTGCGATCTTCGGTTCCGGTGAAATCGGACTGACAGTGGCGCGGATTTGCGTGGCGCTGATGGGCGTGGGGTCGTTGGCGCTGGTCGTAAGGCTTGGCGGGATGTTGTTTGGACGGATGAATTTGCAGTCCCAGGGAGAATGGTTCGGATCGCGGTCCGTGGTGGATGCGGGAGAGTCGGGAGTCGGGATCAACGCCGGGCTGATTGCGGCAGGCGTCCTTGCGGTGTACCCGCCGTACATCTTGGCGAACTGCGCGTTGCTGACGGAGACGATGTTTACGCTTTTTGCGCTGTGGTTTTTCATTCGCTTGTTCCGGGCCGTGGAGTCGAAGCAGTGGCGCGATTTCGTGATTGCGGGGCTTCTGCTCGGATTGGCGACGTATGCGCGACCGACGATTGCGTTGTTGCCGATTGCGGTGGGTTTGTATCTGTGGTTCCGCCGCGATTTTCGCTTCAAGCAGGCGTTTTTGGTGGGGACGGTTTTGGTGGCGATGTTGTTTGCGGTGTTGAGTCCGTGGATTGTGCGCAATTATGTGGACTTCCACCTCTTTATCCCGCTGACGAAGGCGAGTGGGAATCCTTTTTTGACGGGCACGTACATCAACCACGACGTCTGGGCGAACGGACACGACGAAGAATTCAAAGACTATCCCAAAGGATGGAAAAAAGTCCCCGGAGATCTGCTCGCCACGGATGACCTCCTCATGGCGAAGGGCAAGCAGCATTTGAAGGAGCAGTTCCAGCAGAACCCGTGGGCGATGGTGAAATGGTACACCTACGGCAAATTCAAAGCCTACTGGGACGGAACTTTCGACTGGGCGGATTTGCTCAAGCCGTGGAAGGGATCGTTGCAAATCTTGCATCGCATCCTGCTCGCTCTCTCGCTGGTCGGTTTGCTCTGGGCGTTCAAACGACGCGAGACGTATGCGTGGATGATGGCGTTGTGGATGGCGTATTTTACAGCTTTGCACATGGTCTATGTGACGAGTCCGAGGTACGCGTTGCCGTTGCTCCCGTTCGTCTTTTTGTACGGAGCGTATGTGTTTGTGAGAAAAAACCCTTCGCGATGA
- a CDS encoding DUF5667 domain-containing protein, producing MKMTKKLLTSSALIAALALAPVAAFADGQTNTTTSTTTSGTATTTTTADEVQPGMTPDSFFYFFKQLARDINLMVTFNDDKKADLLLQYANEKAAELKALSDKGVTKYDEEQMKQIEDLLTQVNTMMDEKEKEKETQTQTSTDTTTGTETTGTETNGSTTADTTTADTTTTTPTTTTPTTTTETTQDEAQQMGPEHALLVLQSLLDKLPESGRKGVENAIKHLEKNIEKHKKHKHQDEQDTQGDDENNAETTTPTETGTTDSTTTPSETTTAPTTSTSVEATTTSTTTTGTVESTPTTPAPTMPVIDEAKPTVQAKTTTEHHDNGNHYGWDKQQNRDHNQGDDHNEHGKNK from the coding sequence ATGAAAATGACGAAAAAACTTCTGACTTCTTCTGCACTGATCGCTGCATTGGCGCTTGCGCCGGTTGCTGCGTTTGCAGACGGGCAGACGAACACCACCACTTCTACGACGACGAGCGGAACTGCGACGACGACGACAACTGCCGATGAGGTACAGCCGGGCATGACGCCGGATTCGTTTTTCTACTTCTTTAAGCAGTTGGCACGCGACATCAACTTGATGGTCACGTTCAACGATGACAAGAAAGCCGACTTGCTCCTCCAATACGCGAACGAAAAAGCTGCTGAACTGAAAGCTCTGTCCGACAAGGGCGTGACGAAGTACGACGAAGAGCAAATGAAGCAGATCGAAGACCTCCTCACGCAAGTCAACACCATGATGGATGAAAAAGAAAAAGAAAAAGAAACCCAAACCCAGACTTCCACAGATACCACGACCGGAACGGAAACCACGGGCACTGAAACGAACGGTTCGACGACGGCGGACACAACAACGGCCGACACAACCACGACCACCCCGACGACGACCACCCCGACGACGACCACCGAGACTACGCAAGACGAAGCACAGCAAATGGGCCCGGAACATGCACTTCTCGTTCTGCAATCTCTCTTGGACAAGCTCCCGGAATCCGGCCGCAAGGGTGTCGAGAACGCCATCAAGCACCTTGAGAAAAACATCGAGAAGCACAAAAAGCACAAGCACCAAGACGAGCAAGACACCCAAGGCGATGACGAGAACAACGCAGAAACCACGACTCCGACCGAAACGGGCACTACGGACAGCACGACCACTCCGAGTGAGACGACGACGGCTCCTACGACGAGCACGAGCGTAGAGGCGACCACGACCAGCACCACCACGACGGGTACGGTCGAAAGCACCCCGACGACTCCGGCCCCGACCATGCCGGTCATCGACGAAGCGAAACCCACCGTCCAAGCCAAAACCACCACCGAGCACCATGACAACGGCAACCACTACGGCTGGGACAAGCAACAAAACCGTGATCACAATCAAGGCGACGACCACAACGAACACGGCAAAAACAAGTAA